Proteins from a single region of Callithrix jacchus isolate 240 chromosome 12, calJac240_pri, whole genome shotgun sequence:
- the LOC103791199 gene encoding uncharacterized protein LOC103791199 isoform X18 codes for MGNKLCCCVCPVSDDDEVSGCSPDSKICEAAAEDATAAAPTAAAIEPAELTVEAGDGLPVRDISDGEMPEDRALESEPSDRPETKKSEAVDRALESDPSDHPEEKKYPADDRALDSDPSEDPEIKKYPADDRALESDPSDDPEVKKYPADDRALESDPSDHPEGKKYPADDRALDSDPSEDPEIKKYPADDRALDSDPSEDPEIKKYPADDRAVESDPSDDPEGKKSPADDRALESDPSDHPEGKKYPADDTALDSGPSEDPEIKKYPADDRPLESDPSDDPEGKKSPADDRALESDPSDHPEGKKYPADDRPLESDPSDDPEGKTSPADDGALESDPSDHPEGKKYPADGETTLLFPTKKKSENSCLKRCIIEDRALDSDPSEDPEIKKYPADDRALDSDPSEDPEIKKYPADDRAVESDPSDDPEGKKSPADDRALESDPSDHPEGKKYPADDTALDSGPSEDPEIKKYPADDRPLESDPSDDPEGKKSPADDRAVESDPSDDPEGKKSPADDRALESYPSDDPEVKKYPADDRALESDPSDDPEGKTSPADDRALESDPSDDPEGKKSPADDRGLESYPSDDPEGKKSPADDRVLESDRSDHPETKKFQVVDRALESNPSETRKSQTAQEIGENSHRNHIYMDRFSLKFSSCSTIFLEDSTASCPDFEMTLHYISLELYILIKERDGNISFKIFDERIYPLDDEMEKYIMCDPSQTMIYEFICSLFYVKILNVVDAIKSRMYIRRLLQCAPMYIRPTTWRRIILGAFLVVIKVGSNVAVCNEDLCMRFEKTTVDDLNMLEMYFLRLIDYDTNVSKSAYTGYYFRLRDFIVRQGLSLPTYLLDRKRAWDLQALSRMEQDEVFYTGMTRSVSVDDITSLQRTKAILS; via the exons ATGGGGAACAAACTGTGCTGCTGTGTGTGCCCCGTTTCGGACGATGATGAGGTGTCAGGGTGTTCTCCAGATTCTAAAATCTGTGAAGCAGCAGCTGAGGATGCCACAGCAGCAGCACCCACGGCTGCTGCCATAGAACCTGCCGAGTTGACTGTTGAAGCTGGTGACGGCCTTCCTGTGCGTGACATCAGTGATGGGGAGATGCCTGAAG ATAGGGCATTGGAGTCCGAACCTTCCGATCGTCCAGAAACAAAGAAATCTGAAGCAGTTG ATAGAGCTTTGGAATCTGACCCTTCTGATcatccagaagaaaagaaatatccagCAGATG ATAGAGCTTTGGATTCCGACCCTTCTGAAgatccagaaataaagaaatatccagcagatg ATAGAGCTTTGGAGTCCGACCCTTCTGATGATCCAGAAGTAAAGAAATATCCAGCAGATG ATAGAGCTTTGGAATCTGACCCTTCTGATcatccagaaggaaagaaatatccaGCAGATG ATAGAGCTTTGGATTCCGACCCTTCTGAAgatccagaaataaagaaatatccagcagatg ATAGAGCTTTGGATTCCGACCCTTCTGAAgatccagaaataaagaaatatccGGCAGATG ATAGAGCTGTGGAGTCCGACCCTTCTGATgatccagaaggaaagaaatctccagcagatg ATAGAGCTTTGGAATCTGACCCTTCTGATcatccagaaggaaagaaatatccaGCAGATG ATACAGCTTTGGATTCCGGCCCTTCTGAAgatccagaaataaagaaatatccGGCAGATG ATAGACCTTTGGAGTCCGACCCTTCTGATgatccagaaggaaagaaatctccAGCAGATG ATAGAGCTTTGGAATCTGACCCTTCTGATcatccagaaggaaagaaatatccaGCAGATG ATAGACCTTTGGAGTCCGACCCTTCTGATGATCCAGAAGGAAAGACATCTCCAGCAGATG ATGGAGCTTTGGAATCTGACCCTTCTGATcatccagaaggaaagaaatatccaGCAGATGGTGAGACAACATTGTTGTTTCCTACCAAgaagaagagtgaaaactctTGTTTGAAGAGGTGTATAATAGAAG ATAGAGCTTTGGATTCCGACCCTTCTGAAgatccagaaataaagaaatatccagcagatg ATAGAGCTTTGGATTCCGACCCTTCTGAAgatccagaaataaagaaatatccGGCAGATG ATAGAGCTGTGGAGTCCGACCCTTCTGATgatccagaaggaaagaaatctccagcagatg ATAGAGCTTTGGAATCTGACCCTTCTGATcatccagaaggaaagaaatatccaGCAGATG ATACAGCTTTGGATTCCGGCCCTTCTGAAgatccagaaataaagaaatatccGGCAGATG ATAGACCTTTGGAGTCCGACCCTTCTGATgatccagaaggaaagaaatctccAGCAGATG ATAGAGCTGTGGAGTCCGACCCTTCTGATgatccagaaggaaagaaatctccagcagatg ATAGAGCTTTGGAGTCCTACCCTTCTGATGATCCAGAAGTAAAGAAATATCCAGCAGATG ATAGAGCTTTGGAGTCCGACCCTTCTGATGATCCAGAAGGAAAGACATCTCCAGCAGATG ATAGAGCTTTGGAGTCCGACCCTTCTGATgatccagaaggaaagaaatctccagcagatg ATAGAGGTTTGGAGTCCTACCCTTCTGATgatccagaaggaaagaaatctccagcagatg ATAGGGTTTTGGAGTCCGACCGTTCTGATCATCCAGAAACCAAGAAATTTCAAGTAGTTG atagGGCTTTGGAGTCCAACCCTTCTGAAACAAGGAAATCCCAAACAG cacaagaaataggagaaaacagCCATAGAAACCAT ATATATATGGATCgtttttctttgaaattcagtTCATGCTCGACAATTTTCCTTGAAGACAGCACAGCCAGCTGCCCTGATTTTGAAATGACACTACACTA TATCTCCTTGGAGTTATATATTCTTATCAAGGAAag agatggaaatatatctttcaaaatatttgatgaacGTATATACCCATTGGAC gacgaaatggaaaaatacattatGTGTGATCCTTCACAGACAATGATTTATGAATTTATATGTTCCCTGTTTTatgtaaaaattctaaatgttgtTGATGCCATCAAAAGTAGG ATGTACATCCGAAGACTTCTACAGTGTGCTCCTATGTACATTCGTCCAACCACCTGGAGGAGGATTATCCTCGGAGCCTTTCTTGTTGTCATCAAGGTTGGGAGCAATGTGGCTGTGTGCAATGAGGACTTATGCATGCGCTTTGAGAAAACTACAGTTGACGATCT GAATATGCTGGAAATGTACTTCTTGAGGCTAATTGATTATGATACTAACGTTTCTAAAAGTGCTTATACCGGATACTACTTCCGTCTTCGTGACTTTATAGTCAGGCAGGGCCTGAGTTTGCCTACTTACCTTCTTGACAGAAAAAGAGCATGGGATCTGCAG
- the LOC103791199 gene encoding uncharacterized protein LOC103791199 isoform X36, with protein sequence MGNKLCCCVCPVSDDDEVSGCSPDSKICEAAAEDATAAAPTAAAIEPAELTVEAGDGLPVRDISDGEMPEDRALESEPSDRPETKKSEAVDRALESDPSDHPEEKKYPADDRALDSDPSEDPEIKKYPADDRALESDPSDDPEVKKYPADDRALESDPSDHPEGKKYPADDRALDSDPSEDPEIKKYPADDRALDSDPSEDPEIKKYPADDRAVESDPSDDPEGKKSPADDRALESDPSDHPEGKKYPADDTALDSGPSEDPEIKKYPADDRPLESDPSDDPEGKKSPADDRALESDPSDHPEGKKYPADDRPLESDPSDDPEGKTSPADDGALESDPSDHPEGKKYPADDRALDSDPSEDPEIKKYPADDRALDSDPSEDPEIKKYPADDRAVESDPSDDPEGKKSPADDRALESDPSDHPEGKKYPADDTALDSGPSEDPEIKKYPADDRPLESDPSDDPEGKKSPADDRAVESDPSDDPEGKKSPADDRALESYPSDDPEVKKYPADDRALESDPSDDPEGKTSPADDRALESDPSDDPEGKKSPADDRGLESYPSDDPEGKKSPADDRVLESDRSDHPETKKFQVVDRALESNPSETRKSQTAQEIGENSHRNHIYMDRFSLKFSSCSTIFLEDSTASCPDFEMTLHYISLELYILIKERDGNISFKIFDERIYPLDDEMEKYIMCDPSQTMIYEFICSLFYVKILNVVDAIKSRMYIRRLLQCAPMYIRPTTWRRIILGAFLVVIKVGSNVAVCNEDLCMRFEKTTVDDLNMLEMYFLRLIDYDTNVSKSAYTGYYFRLRDFIVRQGLSLPTYLLDRKRAWDLQALSRMEQDEVFYTGMTRSVSVDDITSLQRTKAILS encoded by the exons ATGGGGAACAAACTGTGCTGCTGTGTGTGCCCCGTTTCGGACGATGATGAGGTGTCAGGGTGTTCTCCAGATTCTAAAATCTGTGAAGCAGCAGCTGAGGATGCCACAGCAGCAGCACCCACGGCTGCTGCCATAGAACCTGCCGAGTTGACTGTTGAAGCTGGTGACGGCCTTCCTGTGCGTGACATCAGTGATGGGGAGATGCCTGAAG ATAGGGCATTGGAGTCCGAACCTTCCGATCGTCCAGAAACAAAGAAATCTGAAGCAGTTG ATAGAGCTTTGGAATCTGACCCTTCTGATcatccagaagaaaagaaatatccagCAGATG ATAGAGCTTTGGATTCCGACCCTTCTGAAgatccagaaataaagaaatatccagcagatg ATAGAGCTTTGGAGTCCGACCCTTCTGATGATCCAGAAGTAAAGAAATATCCAGCAGATG ATAGAGCTTTGGAATCTGACCCTTCTGATcatccagaaggaaagaaatatccaGCAGATG ATAGAGCTTTGGATTCCGACCCTTCTGAAgatccagaaataaagaaatatccagcagatg ATAGAGCTTTGGATTCCGACCCTTCTGAAgatccagaaataaagaaatatccGGCAGATG ATAGAGCTGTGGAGTCCGACCCTTCTGATgatccagaaggaaagaaatctccagcagatg ATAGAGCTTTGGAATCTGACCCTTCTGATcatccagaaggaaagaaatatccaGCAGATG ATACAGCTTTGGATTCCGGCCCTTCTGAAgatccagaaataaagaaatatccGGCAGATG ATAGACCTTTGGAGTCCGACCCTTCTGATgatccagaaggaaagaaatctccAGCAGATG ATAGAGCTTTGGAATCTGACCCTTCTGATcatccagaaggaaagaaatatccaGCAGATG ATAGACCTTTGGAGTCCGACCCTTCTGATGATCCAGAAGGAAAGACATCTCCAGCAGATG ATGGAGCTTTGGAATCTGACCCTTCTGATcatccagaaggaaagaaatatccaGCAGATG ATAGAGCTTTGGATTCCGACCCTTCTGAAgatccagaaataaagaaatatccagcagatg ATAGAGCTTTGGATTCCGACCCTTCTGAAgatccagaaataaagaaatatccGGCAGATG ATAGAGCTGTGGAGTCCGACCCTTCTGATgatccagaaggaaagaaatctccagcagatg ATAGAGCTTTGGAATCTGACCCTTCTGATcatccagaaggaaagaaatatccaGCAGATG ATACAGCTTTGGATTCCGGCCCTTCTGAAgatccagaaataaagaaatatccGGCAGATG ATAGACCTTTGGAGTCCGACCCTTCTGATgatccagaaggaaagaaatctccAGCAGATG ATAGAGCTGTGGAGTCCGACCCTTCTGATgatccagaaggaaagaaatctccagcagatg ATAGAGCTTTGGAGTCCTACCCTTCTGATGATCCAGAAGTAAAGAAATATCCAGCAGATG ATAGAGCTTTGGAGTCCGACCCTTCTGATGATCCAGAAGGAAAGACATCTCCAGCAGATG ATAGAGCTTTGGAGTCCGACCCTTCTGATgatccagaaggaaagaaatctccagcagatg ATAGAGGTTTGGAGTCCTACCCTTCTGATgatccagaaggaaagaaatctccagcagatg ATAGGGTTTTGGAGTCCGACCGTTCTGATCATCCAGAAACCAAGAAATTTCAAGTAGTTG atagGGCTTTGGAGTCCAACCCTTCTGAAACAAGGAAATCCCAAACAG cacaagaaataggagaaaacagCCATAGAAACCAT ATATATATGGATCgtttttctttgaaattcagtTCATGCTCGACAATTTTCCTTGAAGACAGCACAGCCAGCTGCCCTGATTTTGAAATGACACTACACTA TATCTCCTTGGAGTTATATATTCTTATCAAGGAAag agatggaaatatatctttcaaaatatttgatgaacGTATATACCCATTGGAC gacgaaatggaaaaatacattatGTGTGATCCTTCACAGACAATGATTTATGAATTTATATGTTCCCTGTTTTatgtaaaaattctaaatgttgtTGATGCCATCAAAAGTAGG ATGTACATCCGAAGACTTCTACAGTGTGCTCCTATGTACATTCGTCCAACCACCTGGAGGAGGATTATCCTCGGAGCCTTTCTTGTTGTCATCAAGGTTGGGAGCAATGTGGCTGTGTGCAATGAGGACTTATGCATGCGCTTTGAGAAAACTACAGTTGACGATCT GAATATGCTGGAAATGTACTTCTTGAGGCTAATTGATTATGATACTAACGTTTCTAAAAGTGCTTATACCGGATACTACTTCCGTCTTCGTGACTTTATAGTCAGGCAGGGCCTGAGTTTGCCTACTTACCTTCTTGACAGAAAAAGAGCATGGGATCTGCAG
- the LOC103791199 gene encoding uncharacterized protein LOC103791199 isoform X34 — MGNKLCCCVCPVSDDDEVSGCSPDSKICEAAAEDATAAAPTAAAIEPAELTVEAGDGLPVRDISDGEMPEDRALESEPSDRPETKKSEAVDRALESDPSDHPEEKKYPADDRALDSDPSEDPEIKKYPADDRALESDPSDDPEVKKYPADDRALESDPSDHPEGKKYPADDRALDSDPSEDPEIKKYPADDRALDSDPSEDPEIKKYPADDRAVESDPSDDPEGKKSPADDRALESDPSDHPEGKKYPADDTALDSGPSEDPEIKKYPADDRPLESDPSDDPEGKKSPADDRALESDPSDHPEGKKYPADDRPLESDPSDDPEGKTSPADDGALESDPSDHPEGKKYPADDRALDSDPSEDPEIKKYPADDRALDSDPSEDPEIKKYPADDRAVESDPSDDPEGKKSPADDRALESDPSDHPEGKKYPADDTALDSGPSEDPEIKKYPADDRPLESDPSDDPEGKKSPADDRAVESDPSDDPEGKKSPADDRALESYPSDDPEVKKYPADDRALESDPSDDPEGKKSPADDRGLESYPSDDPEGKKSPADDRVLESDRSDHPETKKFQVVDRALESDPSYHPEGRKYPADDRALESNPSETRKSQTAQEIGENSHRNHIYMDRFSLKFSSCSTIFLEDSTASCPDFEMTLHYISLELYILIKERDGNISFKIFDERIYPLDDEMEKYIMCDPSQTMIYEFICSLFYVKILNVVDAIKSRMYIRRLLQCAPMYIRPTTWRRIILGAFLVVIKVGSNVAVCNEDLCMRFEKTTVDDLNMLEMYFLRLIDYDTNVSKSAYTGYYFRLRDFIVRQGLSLPTYLLDRKRAWDLQALSRMEQDEVFYTGMTRSVSVDDITSLQRTKAILS, encoded by the exons ATGGGGAACAAACTGTGCTGCTGTGTGTGCCCCGTTTCGGACGATGATGAGGTGTCAGGGTGTTCTCCAGATTCTAAAATCTGTGAAGCAGCAGCTGAGGATGCCACAGCAGCAGCACCCACGGCTGCTGCCATAGAACCTGCCGAGTTGACTGTTGAAGCTGGTGACGGCCTTCCTGTGCGTGACATCAGTGATGGGGAGATGCCTGAAG ATAGGGCATTGGAGTCCGAACCTTCCGATCGTCCAGAAACAAAGAAATCTGAAGCAGTTG ATAGAGCTTTGGAATCTGACCCTTCTGATcatccagaagaaaagaaatatccagCAGATG ATAGAGCTTTGGATTCCGACCCTTCTGAAgatccagaaataaagaaatatccagcagatg ATAGAGCTTTGGAGTCCGACCCTTCTGATGATCCAGAAGTAAAGAAATATCCAGCAGATG ATAGAGCTTTGGAATCTGACCCTTCTGATcatccagaaggaaagaaatatccaGCAGATG ATAGAGCTTTGGATTCCGACCCTTCTGAAgatccagaaataaagaaatatccagcagatg ATAGAGCTTTGGATTCCGACCCTTCTGAAgatccagaaataaagaaatatccGGCAGATG ATAGAGCTGTGGAGTCCGACCCTTCTGATgatccagaaggaaagaaatctccagcagatg ATAGAGCTTTGGAATCTGACCCTTCTGATcatccagaaggaaagaaatatccaGCAGATG ATACAGCTTTGGATTCCGGCCCTTCTGAAgatccagaaataaagaaatatccGGCAGATG ATAGACCTTTGGAGTCCGACCCTTCTGATgatccagaaggaaagaaatctccAGCAGATG ATAGAGCTTTGGAATCTGACCCTTCTGATcatccagaaggaaagaaatatccaGCAGATG ATAGACCTTTGGAGTCCGACCCTTCTGATGATCCAGAAGGAAAGACATCTCCAGCAGATG ATGGAGCTTTGGAATCTGACCCTTCTGATcatccagaaggaaagaaatatccaGCAGATG ATAGAGCTTTGGATTCCGACCCTTCTGAAgatccagaaataaagaaatatccagcagatg ATAGAGCTTTGGATTCCGACCCTTCTGAAgatccagaaataaagaaatatccGGCAGATG ATAGAGCTGTGGAGTCCGACCCTTCTGATgatccagaaggaaagaaatctccagcagatg ATAGAGCTTTGGAATCTGACCCTTCTGATcatccagaaggaaagaaatatccaGCAGATG ATACAGCTTTGGATTCCGGCCCTTCTGAAgatccagaaataaagaaatatccGGCAGATG ATAGACCTTTGGAGTCCGACCCTTCTGATgatccagaaggaaagaaatctccAGCAGATG ATAGAGCTGTGGAGTCCGACCCTTCTGATgatccagaaggaaagaaatctccagcagatg ATAGAGCTTTGGAGTCCTACCCTTCTGATGATCCAGAAGTAAAGAAATATCCAGCAGATG ATAGAGCTTTGGAGTCCGACCCTTCTGATgatccagaaggaaagaaatctccagcagatg ATAGAGGTTTGGAGTCCTACCCTTCTGATgatccagaaggaaagaaatctccagcagatg ATAGGGTTTTGGAGTCCGACCGTTCTGATCATCCAGAAACCAAGAAATTTCAAGTAGTTG ATAGGGCTTTGGAGTCTGACCCTTCTTATCatccagaaggaaggaaatatccagcagatg atagGGCTTTGGAGTCCAACCCTTCTGAAACAAGGAAATCCCAAACAG cacaagaaataggagaaaacagCCATAGAAACCAT ATATATATGGATCgtttttctttgaaattcagtTCATGCTCGACAATTTTCCTTGAAGACAGCACAGCCAGCTGCCCTGATTTTGAAATGACACTACACTA TATCTCCTTGGAGTTATATATTCTTATCAAGGAAag agatggaaatatatctttcaaaatatttgatgaacGTATATACCCATTGGAC gacgaaatggaaaaatacattatGTGTGATCCTTCACAGACAATGATTTATGAATTTATATGTTCCCTGTTTTatgtaaaaattctaaatgttgtTGATGCCATCAAAAGTAGG ATGTACATCCGAAGACTTCTACAGTGTGCTCCTATGTACATTCGTCCAACCACCTGGAGGAGGATTATCCTCGGAGCCTTTCTTGTTGTCATCAAGGTTGGGAGCAATGTGGCTGTGTGCAATGAGGACTTATGCATGCGCTTTGAGAAAACTACAGTTGACGATCT GAATATGCTGGAAATGTACTTCTTGAGGCTAATTGATTATGATACTAACGTTTCTAAAAGTGCTTATACCGGATACTACTTCCGTCTTCGTGACTTTATAGTCAGGCAGGGCCTGAGTTTGCCTACTTACCTTCTTGACAGAAAAAGAGCATGGGATCTGCAG
- the LOC103791199 gene encoding uncharacterized protein LOC103791199 isoform X49, with amino-acid sequence MGNKLCCCVCPVSDDDEVSGCSPDSKICEAAAEDATAAAPTAAAIEPAELTVEAGDGLPVRDISDGEMPEDRALESEPSDRPETKKSEAVDRALESDPSDHPEEKKYPADDRALDSDPSEDPEIKKYPADDRALESDPSDDPEVKKYPADDRALESDPSDHPEGKKYPADDRALDSDPSEDPEIKKYPADDRALDSDPSEDPEIKKYPADDRAVESDPSDDPEGKKSPADDRPLESDPSDDPEGKKSPADDRALESDPSDHPEGKKYPADDRALDSDPSEDPEIKKYPADDRALDSDPSEDPEIKKYPADDRAVESDPSDDPEGKKSPADDRALESDPSDHPEGKKYPADDTALDSGPSEDPEIKKYPADDRPLESDPSDDPEGKKSPADDRAVESDPSDDPEGKKSPADDRALESYPSDDPEVKKYPADDRALESDPSDDPEGKTSPADDRALESDPSDDPEGKKSPADDRGLESYPSDDPEGKKSPADDRVLESDRSDHPETKKFQVVDRALESDPSYHPEGRKYPADDRALESNPSETRKSQTAQEIGENSHRNHIYMDRFSLKFSSCSTIFLEDSTASCPDFEMTLHYISLELYILIKERDGNISFKIFDERIYPLDDEMEKYIMCDPSQTMIYEFICSLFYVKILNVVDAIKSRMYIRRLLQCAPMYIRPTTWRRIILGAFLVVIKVGSNVAVCNEDLCMRFEKTTVDDLNMLEMYFLRLIDYDTNVSKSAYTGYYFRLRDFIVRQGLSLPTYLLDRKRAWDLQALSRMEQDEVFYTGMTRSVSVDDITSLQRTKAILS; translated from the exons ATGGGGAACAAACTGTGCTGCTGTGTGTGCCCCGTTTCGGACGATGATGAGGTGTCAGGGTGTTCTCCAGATTCTAAAATCTGTGAAGCAGCAGCTGAGGATGCCACAGCAGCAGCACCCACGGCTGCTGCCATAGAACCTGCCGAGTTGACTGTTGAAGCTGGTGACGGCCTTCCTGTGCGTGACATCAGTGATGGGGAGATGCCTGAAG ATAGGGCATTGGAGTCCGAACCTTCCGATCGTCCAGAAACAAAGAAATCTGAAGCAGTTG ATAGAGCTTTGGAATCTGACCCTTCTGATcatccagaagaaaagaaatatccagCAGATG ATAGAGCTTTGGATTCCGACCCTTCTGAAgatccagaaataaagaaatatccagcagatg ATAGAGCTTTGGAGTCCGACCCTTCTGATGATCCAGAAGTAAAGAAATATCCAGCAGATG ATAGAGCTTTGGAATCTGACCCTTCTGATcatccagaaggaaagaaatatccaGCAGATG ATAGAGCTTTGGATTCCGACCCTTCTGAAgatccagaaataaagaaatatccagcagatg ATAGAGCTTTGGATTCCGACCCTTCTGAAgatccagaaataaagaaatatccGGCAGATG ATAGAGCTGTGGAGTCCGACCCTTCTGATgatccagaaggaaagaaatctccagcagatg ATAGACCTTTGGAGTCCGACCCTTCTGATgatccagaaggaaagaaatctccAGCAGATG ATAGAGCTTTGGAATCTGACCCTTCTGATcatccagaaggaaagaaatatccaGCAGATG ATAGAGCTTTGGATTCCGACCCTTCTGAAgatccagaaataaagaaatatccagcagatg ATAGAGCTTTGGATTCCGACCCTTCTGAAgatccagaaataaagaaatatccGGCAGATG ATAGAGCTGTGGAGTCCGACCCTTCTGATgatccagaaggaaagaaatctccagcagatg ATAGAGCTTTGGAATCTGACCCTTCTGATcatccagaaggaaagaaatatccaGCAGATG ATACAGCTTTGGATTCCGGCCCTTCTGAAgatccagaaataaagaaatatccGGCAGATG ATAGACCTTTGGAGTCCGACCCTTCTGATgatccagaaggaaagaaatctccAGCAGATG ATAGAGCTGTGGAGTCCGACCCTTCTGATgatccagaaggaaagaaatctccagcagatg ATAGAGCTTTGGAGTCCTACCCTTCTGATGATCCAGAAGTAAAGAAATATCCAGCAGATG ATAGAGCTTTGGAGTCCGACCCTTCTGATGATCCAGAAGGAAAGACATCTCCAGCAGATG ATAGAGCTTTGGAGTCCGACCCTTCTGATgatccagaaggaaagaaatctccagcagatg ATAGAGGTTTGGAGTCCTACCCTTCTGATgatccagaaggaaagaaatctccagcagatg ATAGGGTTTTGGAGTCCGACCGTTCTGATCATCCAGAAACCAAGAAATTTCAAGTAGTTG ATAGGGCTTTGGAGTCTGACCCTTCTTATCatccagaaggaaggaaatatccagcagatg atagGGCTTTGGAGTCCAACCCTTCTGAAACAAGGAAATCCCAAACAG cacaagaaataggagaaaacagCCATAGAAACCAT ATATATATGGATCgtttttctttgaaattcagtTCATGCTCGACAATTTTCCTTGAAGACAGCACAGCCAGCTGCCCTGATTTTGAAATGACACTACACTA TATCTCCTTGGAGTTATATATTCTTATCAAGGAAag agatggaaatatatctttcaaaatatttgatgaacGTATATACCCATTGGAC gacgaaatggaaaaatacattatGTGTGATCCTTCACAGACAATGATTTATGAATTTATATGTTCCCTGTTTTatgtaaaaattctaaatgttgtTGATGCCATCAAAAGTAGG ATGTACATCCGAAGACTTCTACAGTGTGCTCCTATGTACATTCGTCCAACCACCTGGAGGAGGATTATCCTCGGAGCCTTTCTTGTTGTCATCAAGGTTGGGAGCAATGTGGCTGTGTGCAATGAGGACTTATGCATGCGCTTTGAGAAAACTACAGTTGACGATCT GAATATGCTGGAAATGTACTTCTTGAGGCTAATTGATTATGATACTAACGTTTCTAAAAGTGCTTATACCGGATACTACTTCCGTCTTCGTGACTTTATAGTCAGGCAGGGCCTGAGTTTGCCTACTTACCTTCTTGACAGAAAAAGAGCATGGGATCTGCAG